A DNA window from Zingiber officinale cultivar Zhangliang chromosome 3A, Zo_v1.1, whole genome shotgun sequence contains the following coding sequences:
- the LOC122050289 gene encoding NAC domain-containing protein 37-like, producing the protein MEGESSVVPPGFRFHPTEEELVGYYLARKVASQEIDLDIIQDVDLYRIEPWDLQDKCKHGVHEEQKEWYFFSFKDRKYPSGTRTNRATSAGFWKATGRDKPVLSKFRVIGMHKTLVFYKGRAPNGKKTDWIIHEYCLQSNENDPTQEEGWVVCRAFKKPNPNQRPNLDSLGHNYYQGCRYKSDAEHLYE; encoded by the exons ATGGAAGGAGAGAGCAGCGTCGTTCCACCGGGTTTCAGGTTTCATCCCACAGAAGAAGAGCTGGTGGGCTACTACCTTGCGAGAAAGGTAGCTTCTCAAGAGATTGATTTAGATATCATTCAAGATGTCGATCTTTATCGAATAGAACCTTGGGATCTTCAAG ATAAGTGCAAGCATGGAGTACATGAGGAGCAAAAAGAATGGTACTTCTTTAGCTTCAAGGATAGGAAGTATCCAAGTGGGACGAGGACGAATAGAGCTACTTCAGCTGGATTTTGGAAGGCAACCGGTCGAGACAAGCCGGTGTTATCGAAGTTTAGGGTAATAGGGATGCACAAAACGCTTGTCTTCTATAAGGGAAGAGCACCAAATGGGAAGAAAACCGATTGGATCATCCATGAATATTGTCTTCAATCCAATGAAAATGACCCAACTCAG GAAGAAGGATGGGTTGTTTGTAGAGCATTCAAGAAGCCAAACCCCAATCAAAGGCCTAATTTGGACAGTTTAGGGCACAATTACTATCAAGG gtgcagatATAAATCAGATGCTGAGCACCTCTACGAatag